In Longibacter salinarum, a single window of DNA contains:
- a CDS encoding FAD-binding and (Fe-S)-binding domain-containing protein encodes MPTATPTASRRRTNALSDLIDVLASQIDGSIRSDDMTRALYATDASMYAIRPLAVLIPKTVRDVRRALRVAHEYGVPILPRGGGSSLAGQGVNEAIVIDFSKHVDAILEIDPEAKTARVQPGVTLSALNQAAAQYGLMVGPDPASGNRATLGGMLANNSTGTHSIRYGNFIQHVRRAEVLLNDGTPASMGPLTRGAWQKKMRLDGREGALYREIDALTSTYRDTIRDETPSHWRRNNGYRLETLLEDERNLAKLLAGSEGTLAVVTEMTIHLVERPARTGLGVVHFATREEALEAVTEILETDPSAVELFDGVAIERIRKTPGYAERLTFVEGEPGGVLITEYYGETEADLHDRLDALEDHLSAGPSTGLVRVTDRAGVDNVWSIRKEGLGLVMGVKGKYKPWAFIEDASVPVEHLAEYIDELSQFIDSTGTRAVYYAHASAGCLHVRPFINTKDEAEVEKMRRIAKESLNLVKRFGGCVSSEHGDGIVRGWANPEILGEELYAACCELKNIFDPSNVLNPDRVVNAPPMTDNLRMGPDYAAASIDSEFDWSAEGSYAEAIEKCNGNGACRKRGTGTMCPSFMATREEEDSTRGRANALRMALSGGLDRAELTGERMHEVMDLCIQCKACKTECPSNVDMAKIKTEWLNHYWKENRMPLRTKLFAHQPSLARWISGTPLAPIVNWTSRQGWLRSIGESTLGVTAERDLPSFARTTFRQWFMRESWPERGPRVVLFADSFNNFHTPPIAQAAATFLRETGHTVDIPGPRVCCGRTYLSKGAVHDAQVLALKTVETLFPYAEAGVPIVGLEPSCILTLRDEFLSLLPGEPRAKVVAEAAMTFEEYVAQRADEGAFDEVSWSRQADEVMLHGHCHQKALTGTTATEKALSLPGYAVNAIDAGCCGMAGAFGYEAEHVDVSKTMGELRLAPSVRAAAPDTLISATGFSCRHQIDDLTGRAAQHPAEILLDVLDQ; translated from the coding sequence ATGCCCACTGCTACCCCGACTGCGTCCCGCCGCCGCACGAACGCCCTCTCCGATCTAATCGATGTGCTTGCGTCGCAGATCGACGGCTCCATCCGATCGGACGACATGACGCGTGCCCTGTACGCGACAGACGCGAGCATGTACGCCATTCGACCGTTGGCCGTCCTCATCCCGAAGACGGTGAGAGACGTGCGACGAGCACTGCGGGTGGCCCACGAATACGGGGTCCCCATTCTTCCCCGTGGCGGAGGCTCGTCCCTCGCTGGACAGGGGGTGAACGAGGCGATCGTAATCGACTTCTCGAAGCATGTTGATGCAATTCTCGAAATCGATCCAGAGGCGAAAACGGCACGCGTACAGCCGGGCGTCACCCTTTCCGCATTGAACCAGGCGGCCGCGCAGTATGGGCTGATGGTCGGCCCGGATCCGGCTAGTGGCAACCGCGCGACGCTGGGCGGCATGCTGGCGAACAACTCGACAGGCACGCACTCGATTCGCTACGGCAACTTTATCCAGCACGTGCGGCGTGCGGAGGTGCTACTGAATGACGGGACGCCGGCGTCCATGGGACCGCTCACTCGCGGAGCGTGGCAGAAGAAGATGCGACTCGACGGGCGCGAGGGCGCGCTGTATCGAGAGATTGACGCTCTGACATCGACGTACCGGGATACGATTCGGGACGAAACGCCCTCCCATTGGCGACGCAACAACGGGTACCGGCTGGAGACGCTTCTTGAGGACGAACGAAATCTGGCGAAGCTTCTGGCGGGTAGCGAAGGGACGCTCGCGGTAGTGACGGAAATGACGATCCACCTGGTCGAGCGACCGGCGCGCACCGGGCTGGGCGTCGTTCACTTCGCGACCCGGGAGGAGGCGCTGGAGGCGGTGACTGAGATTCTCGAGACCGATCCGTCTGCCGTGGAGTTGTTCGACGGTGTTGCGATCGAGCGTATCCGCAAAACGCCCGGGTATGCCGAGCGTCTCACGTTCGTCGAAGGGGAGCCGGGCGGCGTGCTGATCACGGAGTATTACGGTGAGACAGAGGCCGATCTGCATGATCGCCTCGACGCACTGGAGGATCATCTATCAGCGGGTCCATCGACGGGACTGGTTCGCGTTACTGATCGGGCCGGAGTGGACAACGTCTGGTCGATCCGCAAAGAAGGCCTCGGGCTCGTCATGGGCGTGAAGGGCAAATACAAGCCCTGGGCGTTCATCGAGGATGCGTCCGTTCCGGTCGAGCACCTGGCCGAATACATCGACGAGCTGTCCCAGTTCATCGACAGCACCGGGACCCGGGCTGTATACTATGCACACGCGTCCGCCGGCTGCCTTCACGTGCGCCCCTTCATCAATACGAAGGACGAGGCGGAGGTGGAGAAGATGCGGCGGATCGCCAAAGAGTCGCTCAACCTGGTGAAACGGTTCGGAGGCTGTGTGTCGTCGGAGCACGGCGATGGGATCGTTCGTGGGTGGGCCAATCCAGAGATTCTCGGCGAGGAGCTTTATGCGGCGTGCTGCGAGCTAAAAAACATCTTCGATCCGTCGAATGTGCTGAATCCGGATCGTGTGGTCAACGCGCCACCCATGACGGACAACCTGCGAATGGGGCCCGATTACGCAGCGGCATCGATCGATTCGGAGTTCGACTGGTCGGCCGAGGGGAGCTACGCGGAGGCGATCGAAAAATGCAACGGAAACGGTGCCTGCCGGAAGCGCGGAACGGGAACGATGTGTCCGAGCTTCATGGCGACGCGGGAGGAGGAAGACTCGACGCGCGGACGGGCGAATGCGCTGCGCATGGCGCTGTCCGGCGGCCTCGACCGGGCGGAGCTAACGGGAGAGCGCATGCACGAGGTCATGGATCTGTGCATCCAGTGCAAGGCCTGCAAGACGGAGTGCCCGTCGAACGTCGATATGGCAAAAATCAAGACGGAGTGGCTGAATCATTACTGGAAGGAAAACCGGATGCCACTCCGGACCAAGCTTTTCGCTCATCAGCCGAGTTTGGCGCGGTGGATCAGCGGAACGCCCTTGGCACCGATTGTGAACTGGACAAGTCGTCAGGGATGGTTGCGGTCGATCGGTGAATCAACGCTGGGCGTGACCGCCGAGCGGGACCTGCCTTCATTCGCGCGAACGACCTTTCGACAGTGGTTCATGCGAGAGTCATGGCCCGAGCGAGGGCCGCGCGTCGTGCTGTTTGCGGACTCGTTCAACAACTTCCACACGCCCCCGATCGCACAGGCGGCCGCCACATTTCTGCGCGAAACCGGGCACACGGTAGACATCCCGGGGCCCCGCGTCTGCTGCGGGCGCACGTATCTGTCGAAGGGGGCCGTTCACGACGCCCAGGTGCTCGCGCTCAAAACCGTCGAAACGTTGTTTCCCTACGCCGAGGCCGGCGTGCCGATTGTTGGGCTGGAGCCGAGTTGCATTCTGACGCTGCGTGACGAGTTTCTGTCTCTGCTTCCCGGGGAGCCGCGCGCAAAGGTGGTCGCAGAGGCGGCCATGACATTCGAGGAATATGTTGCACAGCGAGCCGACGAGGGGGCCTTCGACGAGGTGTCGTGGAGTCGGCAGGCGGACGAGGTGATGCTCCACGGTCACTGTCACCAGAAAGCGCTAACAGGGACGACGGCGACGGAGAAGGCGCTGTCTCTTCCGGGATACGCCGTGAACGCTATTGACGCCGGCTGCTGCGGGATGGCGGGCGCGTTCGGTTACGAGGCAGAGCACGTCGATGTGTCAAAAACGATGGGCGAGCTTCGACTTGCTCCGTCCGTGCGAGCGGCAGCCCCCGACACCCTGATCTCGGCGACGGGCTTCTCGTGCCGCCACCAGATCGACGACTTAACCGGACGCGCGGCTCAACACCCGGCTGAGATCCTGCTTGACGTTCTCGATCAGTGA
- a CDS encoding M1 family metallopeptidase yields the protein MTPRFRWLPLLVAATLFVAGCSSMPNAADQTQQTASPPSPPPAPSEVTSQSNRPLPHPPDPASGFMDAVEAGARTLTGHPGEKYWTQDVSYDLDASVHPEEKRVEATASITYTNNSPDTLRQLFVELAQNLHKEGVQRNTISEVTGGIQLERVAVNGASATEVESPRQQVEGPRYIVRNTNLVIAPTAPVRPAGTTTIEIDYSFTIPQAGASGRMGYDGDDLVFIAYWYPQMTVYDDVVGWMTDPFLGTAEFYSDFGDYDISISAPAEWLVQSTGKLQNANQVLSDDAFERYTAAIQSDSPTMIAEPGQRVTAEGNNGQLTWTFQAEQVRDVAFSLTKGYWEAARTEVGGLDDDGETDYTEIHTFWRESAPKWAEVTKYQQHAITYFSEYMGIAYPWPHMSAVEGGGIIGGGMEFPMMTIMGDYRNNSARMLYAVTAHELAHMWVPMMVNTNERRYSWMDEGTTSFNENMARGDYFNESDAIASDRDDYVRFVQNGGDAPIMRWSNYHYSGQDFGIASYRKPATLYVALRGVLGEETFNEAYRSFLSDWQYKHPYPTDFFNTFERVSNRDLDWFWSSYYYETWTLDHAVASVTPRGDRLEVTVEDKGRAFMPVQLSVKMNDGSTVEREIPVDVWLSGRTSATTTVNVDPSSVQSVVIDADHHFPDIDRSNNTWMPAN from the coding sequence ATGACGCCCCGCTTCCGCTGGCTTCCCCTTCTGGTTGCCGCGACGCTCTTCGTGGCCGGCTGTTCGTCCATGCCAAACGCGGCCGATCAGACCCAGCAGACCGCATCACCGCCTTCGCCGCCTCCCGCTCCATCGGAGGTCACCTCGCAATCCAACCGCCCCCTCCCGCATCCACCGGACCCCGCGTCAGGATTCATGGACGCTGTGGAGGCGGGTGCTCGCACGCTCACGGGACACCCGGGCGAAAAGTACTGGACCCAGGACGTCTCCTACGACCTAGATGCATCGGTTCACCCCGAAGAAAAGCGCGTTGAGGCCACCGCCTCCATCACGTATACCAACAACTCGCCGGACACGCTCAGACAGCTTTTCGTCGAACTCGCTCAAAACCTGCATAAGGAAGGAGTTCAGCGTAATACGATCTCAGAGGTAACCGGCGGCATTCAACTCGAGCGGGTGGCCGTCAATGGAGCGAGTGCAACCGAAGTCGAGAGCCCGCGCCAACAGGTCGAAGGCCCCCGATACATCGTTCGAAACACGAATCTGGTGATCGCCCCAACCGCCCCGGTCCGCCCCGCTGGCACGACGACGATCGAAATCGACTACAGCTTCACCATCCCGCAGGCGGGAGCAAGTGGGCGCATGGGATACGACGGAGACGACCTTGTCTTCATCGCATACTGGTACCCGCAGATGACGGTCTACGACGATGTCGTCGGCTGGATGACGGACCCCTTCCTGGGGACGGCGGAGTTCTATTCCGACTTCGGAGACTACGACATCTCGATCTCCGCACCGGCGGAGTGGCTCGTTCAGTCCACCGGTAAGTTGCAAAACGCAAATCAGGTGCTGAGCGATGACGCATTCGAACGGTATACCGCTGCAATTCAGAGCGACTCGCCGACAATGATCGCGGAGCCCGGTCAACGCGTAACCGCTGAGGGCAACAATGGACAGCTGACCTGGACCTTTCAGGCCGAACAGGTTCGCGACGTCGCATTCAGCCTGACGAAAGGCTACTGGGAAGCCGCCCGTACGGAGGTGGGCGGCCTCGACGATGACGGCGAGACGGACTACACAGAGATCCATACGTTCTGGCGGGAGTCCGCACCGAAATGGGCGGAGGTGACGAAATATCAGCAGCACGCGATCACCTACTTTTCCGAGTATATGGGCATCGCGTACCCGTGGCCGCACATGTCCGCCGTCGAGGGCGGTGGCATCATCGGCGGAGGAATGGAGTTTCCGATGATGACGATCATGGGCGACTATCGAAATAATTCGGCACGCATGCTGTACGCGGTGACCGCCCATGAGCTCGCCCACATGTGGGTTCCCATGATGGTCAACACGAACGAGCGCCGCTATTCCTGGATGGATGAGGGCACAACGTCGTTCAACGAAAACATGGCGCGAGGCGATTACTTCAACGAGTCGGACGCCATCGCCTCGGATCGCGATGACTACGTTCGCTTCGTTCAAAACGGAGGAGACGCACCGATCATGCGCTGGTCGAACTACCACTACTCGGGTCAGGACTTCGGCATCGCGTCCTACCGCAAACCGGCGACCCTCTACGTGGCTCTGCGCGGCGTGCTGGGCGAGGAGACGTTCAACGAAGCCTACCGGTCGTTCCTCAGCGACTGGCAATACAAGCACCCGTACCCGACCGACTTCTTCAACACGTTCGAGCGGGTCAGCAACCGCGACCTCGACTGGTTCTGGTCGTCGTACTACTACGAAACGTGGACGCTCGATCACGCCGTTGCTTCGGTCACACCCCGAGGCGACAGATTGGAAGTGACCGTGGAGGACAAGGGACGTGCCTTTATGCCCGTGCAGCTCTCCGTCAAGATGAACGACGGCTCAACGGTGGAGCGCGAGATTCCCGTCGACGTGTGGCTCAGCGGGCGCACATCCGCAACCACAACAGTCAACGTGGATCCCTCATCGGTGCAGTCGGTGGTCATTGACGCCGACCATCACTTCCCGGATATCGATCGGTCGAACAACACGTGGATGCCCGCGAATTAA
- a CDS encoding DUF4019 domain-containing protein yields MPMQSGLSTRLRQAVAVAGFMLLLLLTATPPALAQNTDSTPAATYTDAEKDAAKAAATDTARSFLALVDNNDFGAAYDRLEGKLPRLISREHFVAELDSAREYIDPPTSRDDPFPQFRPSVDSFDGGPFVSLLIEGEYDLGTFSEILLLRLENDRWHILSYQIMPNMSVLRENEDIGAPMIDYPEP; encoded by the coding sequence ATGCCTATGCAATCTGGATTGTCGACTCGTCTTCGCCAAGCTGTAGCCGTAGCCGGTTTCATGCTTCTGTTGCTGCTGACAGCCACCCCTCCGGCTCTCGCTCAGAATACCGACTCGACCCCGGCTGCGACGTACACGGACGCCGAGAAGGATGCCGCAAAAGCAGCAGCCACTGACACCGCTCGAAGCTTTCTGGCGCTCGTCGACAATAATGACTTCGGCGCAGCCTACGACCGTCTGGAGGGGAAACTACCGCGGCTCATTTCCCGAGAGCACTTTGTCGCCGAGCTTGATTCCGCCCGAGAGTACATTGATCCGCCCACAAGCCGGGACGATCCGTTTCCGCAGTTTCGTCCGTCTGTCGACTCGTTCGACGGCGGCCCATTTGTTTCGCTCTTAATCGAAGGCGAATACGACCTCGGCACCTTCTCAGAAATCCTTCTCCTTCGCCTTGAGAACGACAGGTGGCACATTCTCTCGTATCAGATCATGCCGAACATGTCCGTCCTCCGGGAGAACGAGGACATTGGGGCTCCGATGATCGACTATCCAGAGCCGTAA
- a CDS encoding haloacid dehalogenase type II, with product MRRSIVMILVFDVNETLLDLSGLDDVFGDVFSLPDADGRSVREDWFTELLHQALVTTVTGPFVDFGTLAKSAMRVTAFRQNHELSEAHVEAVMQAVRTLPPHEDVVPALDRLAEASIPLVALSNGTPDALDAQLRNAGLTDRFDRIVSAQASGRLKPAAEPYLWVAEHLGVEPDELWMVAAHAWDTTGALRAGLRAAFVRRPGKHIAPVDSKPDVAGDTLVDVAEQLANVAE from the coding sequence ATGCGTCGATCGATTGTCATGATTCTCGTCTTCGATGTCAACGAAACCCTTCTGGACCTGTCTGGCCTAGACGATGTGTTTGGCGATGTATTCAGCTTGCCGGACGCCGATGGCCGGTCGGTTCGGGAGGACTGGTTTACCGAGTTGCTCCATCAGGCGCTCGTCACGACGGTAACGGGGCCGTTCGTCGACTTCGGTACTCTGGCGAAAAGCGCAATGCGGGTCACGGCCTTCCGGCAAAACCACGAGCTGTCGGAGGCGCATGTCGAGGCAGTGATGCAGGCCGTGCGCACGCTTCCTCCGCACGAGGATGTCGTCCCGGCGCTGGACCGGCTTGCTGAGGCAAGCATCCCGCTCGTGGCCCTGAGCAATGGCACGCCGGACGCCCTCGACGCACAGCTACGGAATGCCGGACTGACGGACCGCTTTGATCGAATCGTGAGCGCGCAGGCCTCCGGGCGGCTAAAGCCAGCTGCTGAGCCGTATCTGTGGGTTGCCGAGCACCTTGGTGTCGAGCCTGACGAACTGTGGATGGTCGCTGCGCACGCGTGGGATACGACGGGAGCACTGCGCGCGGGTCTTCGGGCGGCATTCGTCCGGCGACCGGGCAAGCACATCGCACCGGTTGATTCGAAGCCCGACGTCGCAGGCGATACGCTGGTCGATGTCGCGGAGCAGCTGGCGAATGTGGCCGAATGA
- a CDS encoding UvrD-helicase domain-containing protein, with translation MPDLFDSLETDSASQPVEGAYDGQQESASEDVGWPDLNDAQERAVRASLKPQLVVAGPGTGKTRVLVCRAAYLLTKYSEQLRPSDLAVITFTRKAARQLTSRLAGIVGAKAQHVRAGTIHRFCAEILQEHGEAVGVPEDVVVAPEAVTDAFWQRWFEGNESWAKSNDISSFRQAKLSISRAKLGIETVTSRLQTARREYDEMLASRGMLDFDDLLVKARDAVNINSVRDAVRETTKAILVDEFQDTDPVQFHVVRQLAARSPKEKGAHLFCVADDDQSIYGFRGARQKNINDLIDRFGCSRDSGRLHILQTNYRSNRAIYEVAESVLPPEQRLKRRGEIETANGDTSPVVLSSWPDESQELDGALQQVREWLDDDVSPREIAVLAPWNTAVQALERRFLRAGIPCEASSTEPILQTPAVRRLMTTFALVERVLRSGEIADDALADVMDVVLPEDLTTRVRDIAHRSKAGLWGIFQRLATDADAAERAGLGAERGQLERVYAAIGNIMQHARSSDTTIESLAEEVLRQFGGTTHLLAEAADSLRDPLQADGMAEAADRLRRWLERIRNGNGHGRLLLYERNTRLVQVHREMIRHALDLANREGRVPNQSPAAFVVSDEDHPRPLDKNDLVCTSDIDAFLRWAERNGALGETLPQVLEIGGVATGRERLTLAGFDADQVTHVAPAAYRSPSLRLFSLLQTAVAPAEPEPAFPDYVMVDLETTSLDVKLCRVAEIGAIRVRDGKEVDSFDVRVELPDDLTDEEATTLRDVCGMDLEEDFVDALPLEEAWSRFCAFVDGCPIIAHNGQRFDFRILKRLHRELGSGAAPWTMTSDTLPMATRLCPDLPRHTAEHLRTELLDQNEPTAHRALADCRDQQEILAALQVRKATLQRKTALEPILPAALTGTLIDITARDEGETSPTWSEGERVLLEVGYRWALRDASQITATLRRLLPRSLPAMVRATPALYEAFDEERLLSGDDDARPGLTERLDALLAPYRSDSVREGLRRVLSHLALWGNDEARTREDVVTLSTYHSAKGLEFECVICTGVHDNAFPAYYANSPEDQAESRRLLYVGLTRAEKQLVVTYMAKDRFDNTRRLSPFLRSAPSQLLKRR, from the coding sequence ATGCCCGATCTGTTCGACTCGCTTGAGACCGATTCTGCATCGCAGCCCGTGGAGGGAGCGTATGACGGGCAACAGGAATCTGCGTCGGAGGATGTAGGGTGGCCCGATCTGAATGACGCGCAGGAACGAGCGGTCCGTGCGTCGCTGAAACCGCAACTCGTCGTAGCCGGACCGGGGACGGGCAAGACTCGGGTGCTCGTGTGCCGCGCCGCGTACTTGCTGACGAAATATAGCGAGCAGCTACGTCCGTCGGATCTGGCGGTCATCACGTTTACGCGGAAGGCCGCCCGGCAACTCACCTCGCGGCTGGCGGGCATCGTCGGCGCAAAGGCGCAGCACGTGCGTGCGGGGACCATCCATCGGTTCTGCGCGGAGATCTTGCAGGAGCACGGCGAGGCCGTCGGGGTGCCTGAGGATGTGGTCGTTGCCCCGGAGGCGGTGACAGACGCGTTCTGGCAGCGCTGGTTCGAGGGGAACGAGTCGTGGGCGAAGTCGAACGATATCTCCAGCTTCCGTCAGGCCAAGCTGAGCATCAGTCGGGCCAAGCTCGGCATCGAAACCGTGACGAGCCGACTGCAGACGGCCCGCCGGGAGTACGACGAGATGCTTGCGTCGCGTGGGATGCTCGATTTCGACGACCTGCTCGTCAAGGCCCGTGACGCGGTGAACATCAATAGCGTGCGGGATGCCGTGCGCGAGACAACGAAGGCGATCCTGGTGGACGAGTTTCAGGACACCGATCCCGTACAGTTTCACGTCGTGCGCCAGCTCGCTGCGCGATCGCCTAAGGAAAAGGGAGCTCATCTCTTCTGCGTGGCGGACGATGATCAGTCGATCTACGGGTTTCGCGGCGCGCGGCAGAAGAACATCAACGATCTGATCGACCGCTTCGGGTGTTCGCGGGACTCGGGACGTCTGCACATTCTCCAGACGAACTACCGCTCGAATCGGGCGATCTACGAAGTTGCAGAATCCGTCCTGCCGCCAGAGCAGCGGCTGAAGCGGAGGGGCGAGATCGAGACGGCGAATGGCGATACGTCACCGGTCGTCCTGTCGTCGTGGCCGGACGAGTCGCAAGAACTCGACGGCGCACTGCAGCAGGTGCGCGAGTGGTTGGATGATGACGTCTCTCCGCGAGAGATCGCTGTTCTCGCGCCCTGGAATACCGCGGTTCAAGCTCTGGAGCGGCGGTTTCTGCGCGCAGGCATTCCCTGCGAGGCCAGCTCAACGGAGCCGATCCTGCAGACGCCCGCGGTACGTCGCCTGATGACGACCTTTGCGCTGGTCGAGCGGGTTCTTCGTTCCGGGGAGATCGCCGACGATGCATTGGCCGACGTGATGGACGTGGTACTACCGGAGGATCTCACGACGCGGGTGCGGGATATCGCTCATCGGTCGAAGGCTGGGCTGTGGGGGATTTTCCAGCGCCTTGCAACAGACGCCGATGCGGCCGAGCGAGCCGGGCTGGGGGCCGAAAGGGGGCAGCTAGAGCGTGTCTACGCCGCGATCGGAAATATTATGCAGCATGCGCGATCCAGCGATACGACCATCGAGAGTCTGGCCGAGGAAGTGCTTCGTCAGTTCGGGGGGACGACGCACCTGCTCGCCGAGGCGGCGGATTCCCTGCGAGACCCTCTGCAGGCGGATGGGATGGCAGAGGCGGCGGATCGACTGCGCCGCTGGCTCGAGCGCATTCGGAACGGAAACGGGCACGGTCGGCTCCTACTTTACGAGCGAAACACGCGGCTCGTGCAGGTTCACCGCGAGATGATTCGCCACGCGCTCGACCTGGCGAATCGTGAGGGCCGTGTGCCGAACCAGTCGCCCGCCGCGTTCGTGGTCTCAGATGAAGACCACCCGCGTCCACTAGACAAGAACGATCTCGTCTGCACCTCTGACATCGACGCTTTTCTCCGCTGGGCCGAGCGAAATGGAGCCCTGGGCGAGACGTTGCCGCAGGTGCTGGAGATCGGCGGGGTTGCGACCGGGCGCGAGCGGCTGACACTTGCCGGATTTGATGCCGACCAGGTCACCCACGTTGCCCCTGCAGCGTACCGGAGTCCCTCGCTTCGGCTGTTTTCCCTGCTACAGACGGCGGTTGCTCCGGCTGAACCCGAGCCCGCGTTTCCAGATTACGTGATGGTGGATCTGGAGACGACGAGCCTAGACGTGAAGTTGTGCCGCGTGGCGGAGATCGGCGCGATCCGCGTGAGGGACGGAAAGGAGGTGGACTCGTTCGATGTGCGGGTCGAGCTTCCCGATGACCTGACCGACGAGGAAGCGACCACGCTGCGGGACGTCTGCGGGATGGACCTGGAGGAAGACTTCGTCGATGCGCTTCCGCTGGAGGAAGCATGGTCGAGGTTCTGCGCCTTCGTAGATGGGTGCCCGATCATAGCACACAACGGCCAGCGGTTCGACTTCCGGATCCTGAAGCGATTGCATCGGGAACTCGGATCGGGAGCGGCGCCGTGGACGATGACGTCTGACACGCTTCCGATGGCCACGCGCCTCTGCCCCGATCTGCCTCGACACACTGCAGAGCACCTGCGGACTGAACTGCTGGATCAAAACGAGCCGACGGCGCATCGCGCGCTGGCCGACTGCCGGGATCAGCAGGAGATCCTCGCTGCACTTCAGGTGCGAAAGGCGACGCTTCAGCGGAAGACGGCCCTGGAGCCCATTCTGCCCGCCGCCCTGACCGGCACATTGATCGACATCACGGCGCGCGATGAGGGGGAGACATCGCCGACATGGAGCGAGGGCGAGCGCGTTCTCCTTGAGGTCGGGTATCGCTGGGCGCTCCGGGATGCGTCGCAGATCACGGCTACGCTGCGCCGTTTGCTCCCCCGATCGCTTCCGGCGATGGTCCGTGCGACACCGGCGCTGTACGAGGCATTCGACGAAGAGCGGCTGCTGTCGGGCGATGACGACGCGCGACCCGGACTCACAGAGCGGCTGGATGCTCTTCTGGCACCGTATCGGTCCGACTCGGTGCGCGAGGGACTTCGGCGCGTGCTCTCACATCTTGCACTCTGGGGAAACGACGAGGCGCGCACGCGGGAGGACGTCGTCACGCTATCGACCTACCACAGCGCGAAGGGGCTCGAGTTCGAGTGCGTCATCTGCACGGGTGTTCACGACAACGCCTTTCCTGCCTACTACGCGAACTCGCCGGAAGACCAGGCGGAGAGCCGACGTTTGCTGTATGTCGGGTTGACGCGGGCCGAGAAGCAGCTCGTCGTAACCTACATGGCGAAGGATCGGTTCGACAACACGCGGCGCCTGTCTCCATTTCTGCGCTCCGCTCCATCACAATTGCTTAAACGACGATAG